A part of Onthophagus taurus isolate NC chromosome 7, IU_Otau_3.0, whole genome shotgun sequence genomic DNA contains:
- the LOC111428723 gene encoding uncharacterized protein — protein sequence MKILVIGAGAAGLVAAKYALQNNHDCVVIDMRSELGGTWVYTDDVDLDKYGFPVYSATYKSLKANIPKEVMGYPDFPISDKLPTYPTNNEMKEFLKDYADYNNLNKLFKFNCIVTKIEPINKHQWMTYYTDKVKKLNYSEIFDVVMLCSGNYNEGNMPKNIKGTDIFKGDQFHSRQYRSPDNYKNKIVLIIGAGPSGVDLALEISTTAKAVLLSNHSDILTSKYPDNVHRKPDIKEIFENDVEFVDGNVSKVDVIFYCTGFNYSYPYLHESCGIRINDNHITPLYKHMIHMERPTMCMIGIPVHVCAFPMFDLQCRFYMKYLNGEMHLPSLEVMRKEEENEINTKMLKGYRERDFHKMGCFQQEYYDSLANLAGIKSLPPVIAKVRDCSFKRFYENLMTYRSDRYKIVDDESFVHIV from the exons ATGAAAATTCTTGTGATTGGCGCTGGCGCAGCAGGATTAGTAGCGGCTAAATATGCTTTGCAAAACAATCACGATTGCGTTGTAATTGATATGAGGTCAGAATTAGGAGGAACTTGGGTTTATACAGATGATGTCGATTTGGATAAATATGGATTTCCGGTTTATTCCGCAACATATAAGAGTTTAAA AGCAAATATTCCCAAAGAAGTAATGGGTTACCCAGATTTTCCAATTAGTGACAAACTTCCAACTTATCCCACGAATAATGAAATGAAAGAATTCTTGAAAGATTACGCCGAttataataacttaaataaattatttaag TTTAATTGTATAGTAACCAAAATTGAACCAATTAATAAACACCAATGGATGACCTATTATACAgacaaagttaaaaaattaaattattccgaaatttttgatgttgttaTGTTATGTAGTGGGAATTATAACGAAGGAAACATgccaaaaaatataaaaggaaCGGATATTTTCAAGGGGGACCAATTCCATAGCAGACAATACAGATCTCCAgacaattacaaaaacaaaatcgttttaataatCGGAGCTGGGCCATCCGGAGTCGATTTAGCATTAGAAATTTCTACAACAGCAAAAGCAGTGTTATTAAGTAACCATTCGGATATTTTAACTTCTAAATACCCAGATAACGTGCATCGAAAACCggatattaaagaaatttttgaaaacgacgTCGAATTTGTTGATGGAAACGTTTCGAAAGTTGATGTTATCTTTTATTGTACAG GTTTCAACTACAGCTACCCGTATCTGCACGAATCGTGCGGAATCCGAATTAACGATAATCACATAACACCTCTTTACAAACACATGATCCACATGGAACGACCGACTATGTGCATGATCGGGATTCCCGTACATGTGTGTGCTTTTCCCATGTTCGACCTACAATGTCGCTTCTAcatgaaatatttaaacggCGAAATGCATCTTCCATCGTTAGAAGTAATGAGAAAGGAAGAGGAAAACGAAATTAACACTAAAATGCTTAAGGGATATCGTGAAAGAGATTTTCATAAAATGGGGTGTTTTCAACAAGAGTATTATGATAGTTTAGCAAATTTGGCGGGGATTAAATCTTTACCACCAGTTATTGCTAAAGTTAGGGATTgtagttttaaaagattttatgaaaacttaatgacgtatagatctgATAGATATAAGATTGTTGATGATGAATCGTTTGTACATATTGTTTAA
- the LOC111428718 gene encoding uncharacterized protein, translating to MTKLRVAIIGAGSAGLASAKYAKEMGLECVVYEQWSEIGGLWVYTDYTDFDEYGYPVLSAMYQGLTTNLPKNLMGFSDFPIPDDKNRYLTHNELKLFLHSYADHFQLKPLIKLNTFVNYIKPDENNNNKWIIETEYKLNGETTVNIFDAVMICTGHHHTPKIPDIPGINSFKGTIIHSRMYRSANNYKGKVVLVIGGGASGVDIADQVSAVAKNVVFNFKKVIRQIDYRNNVIVKEGNIAKINELSVTFSDKSTIYIDSIILCTGYYYNYSFLDKSCGITDGNFVQPLYKHVININNPTMAFIGVTIYVCPFVTFELQARFFINCLLGIAKLCSQEEMRKDYKLDLQIRFPNGCNGREYHKIHDRQLEYSSELARLGNTFGVSKELIESYIKNYKIFTSVRGSFKDKY from the exons atgacaaaacTTCGTGTTGCTATAATTGGTGCTGGATCGGCCGGTTTGGCATCAGCAAAGTACGCAAAAGAAATGGGATTAGAATGTGTAGTTTACGAACAGTGGTCCGAAATTGGTGGACTTTGGGTTTATACGGATTATACGGATTTTGATGAATATGGATATCCAGTTCTATCAGCTATGTATCAAGGATTAAC aacaaatttGCCCAAGAATCTAATGGGTTTCTCTGATTTCCCAATTCCAGATGATAAGAATAGGTACTTAACACACAATGAGCTTAAACTGTTTCTTCATTCCTATGCTgatcattttcaattaaaaccgTTAATAAAG CTCAACACTTTTGTTAACTACATAAAACcagatgaaaataataataataaatggatCATTGAAActgaatataaattaaatggcGAAACAACAGTTAATATTTTCGATGCTGTTATGATATGCACCGGACATCATCACACCCCAAAAATTCCGGATATACCCggtataaattcttttaaaggGACGATAATTCATAGCAGAATGTACAGATCGGCCAACAATTATAAAGGAAAAGTTGTACTAGTGATTGGAGGAGGCGCTTCAGGCGTAGATATAGCCGATCAAGTATCTGCTGTTGCTAAAAAT gtcgtttttaatttcaaaaaagtaataaGGCAAATAGATTACAGAAATAATGTCATCGTTAAAGAAGGAAACATCGCTAAAATCAATGAATTATCGGTAACTTTTAGCGATAAATCAACAATATATATAGATTCAATCATATTATGTACag gcTACTATTACAATTACTCATTTCTTGATAAATCGTGTGGAATAACCGATGGAAACTTTGTTCAACCACTTTACAAGCATGTAATCAATATAAATAACCCAACGATGGCTTTTATCGGTGTAACAATCTATGTGTGTCCGTTTGTAACGTTCGAATTACAAGCaagatttttcataaattgtcTCTTGGGAATTGCAAAACTTTGTTCTCAAGAAGAAATGCGAAAAGATTATAAATTAGATCTACAAATTCGTTTTCCCAATGGTTGTAACGGACGagaatatcataaaatacaCGATCGTCAACTAGAGTATTCCTCTGAATTGGCACGCCTCGGAAATACTTTCGGAGTTTCGAAAGAGTTAATCGAgagttacattaaaaattataaaatatttactagTGTACGCGGtagttttaaagataaatattaa
- the LOC111428721 gene encoding uncharacterized protein isoform X1, with amino-acid sequence MKVAIIGAGLSGLTSLKHCMAENYFVDVFEQTGLIGGVWNYSDQYGIDEDGIPIHTVMYKDLTTNLPKDLMTLNEFPYPDHPPSYLPQERVLKYFQDYTKHFNLLPHIKFFSQVIKVEPTNSTKWEITIKDLKTKMIQTKEYDAVMVCNGHYHSPRYPNIPGKEKFNGKQLHSSVYRTPDIFKDKKVLIIGAGASGVDIAEKVEKVAEKVIISFNKENLFKLSKTLNLKPLVKEIYEDGVIFVDGTNENVDVIIYCTGYLYKFPFLSERCGIKIDNRWVKYLYKSVINVEYPTMGFIGITWECCVVPVTETQVRFFVASLKQTFPLPSKEEMMEDINNHLKYIKSLGWTEKDMHRCGVDQGRYFDDVTSTARIEKVPSVLHKLYLQVRKDRSNRKVYYKVIDDDNFIQTQLL; translated from the exons ATGAAAGTCGCTATAATTGGAGCTGGATTATCTGGGTTAACCAGCTTAAAACATTGTATGGCAGAAAATTACTTTGTGGATGTTTTCGAACAAACCGGTCTAATTGGAGGTGTTTGGAATTATTCAGATCAATATGGAATTGATGAAGATGGAATTCCTATACATACAGTTATGTATAAAGATTTAAc taCGAATTTACCGAAAGATTTAATGACTCTAAACGAATTTCCATACCCGGATCATCCACCATCTTATTTACCCCAAGAAAGAgttcttaaatatttccaaGATTacacaaaacattttaatttactacCCCACATTAAg ttttttagccAAGTAATTAAAGTGGAACCGACTAACTCAACCAAATGggaaataacaataaaagatttaaaaaccAAAATGATCCAAACTAAAGAATACGACGCTGTTATGGTTTGTAATGGACATTATCATTCCCCGAGATATCCAAATATTcctggaaaagaaaaatttaatgggAAACAACTCCATAGTAGTGTATACAGAACGCCGGATatctttaaagataaaaaagtcCTGATTATTGGTGCCGGGGCATCTGGAGTTGATATAGCCGAAAAAGTCGAAAAGGTTGCCGAAAAAGTTATCATCAgctttaataaagaaaatttgtttaagCTGTCTAAAACGTTAAACTTAAAACCTTTAGTGAAAGAAATTTATGAAGATGGGGTTATATTTGTTGATGGAACCAATGAAAATGTTGATGTTATCATTTACTGCACAGggtatttatataaatttccatttttaagtGAAAGATGtggaattaaaattgataatcGTTGGGTGAAGTACTTGTATAAAAGTGTGATCAATGTTGAATATCCTACGATGGGTTTTATTGGAATTACTTGGGAATGTTGTGTTGTTCCAGTAACAGAAACTCAA gTTCGATTTTTCGTGGCATCTTTAAAACAAACATTTCCGCTTCCAAGTAAAGAAGAAATGATGGAAGACattaataatcatttaaaGTACATTAAATCACTAGGTTGGACTGAAAAAGATATGCACAGATGTGGCGTGGACCAAGGAAGATATTTCGACGACGTAACTTCGACTGCACGGATTGAAAAAGTTCCATCTGTTCTTCATAAACTTTATTTGCAAGTTAGAAAAGATCGTTCGAATCGCAAAGTTTATTATAAAGTCATTGatgatgataattttatacaaacacaattattataa
- the LOC111428721 gene encoding senecionine N-oxygenase-like isoform X2, whose product MKVAVIGAGPSGLASARYARANGFDCTVFEQTGRVGGVWNYNERVGVDEEGVRLHSVMYKDLVTNQPKEIMSYPGYPYPKQIQSYLPQPKVTEYIKGFVQQFNILPSVKFYKRVVLVEPIENNRWKLTVEDIKSKVQEILEFDAVMVCVGSNFKIFMPDIVGIDTFTGNIIHSNIYRTPDEYKGQNVLVIGAGSSGTDIAAKIAAVANKVVLSHKFNMPIKTSSQVIQKNVVKRFVGKNAVFIDDSVEEFDAIVCATGYQLIFPFLSEKCDIVVKNRWIQYLYKHIINISHPTMGFIGFTSLVTHFPVYDLQARFYISYLLNNFTIPSKDEMKQDILNEMDRKVKSGGRPSEIHKLGGGQEAYCEDIATMAKVEPLPKAIHKLFARVRADRNIADCFEFVDNENFIQLNC is encoded by the exons ATGAAAGTAGCTGTGATTGGAGCGGGTCCATCCGGTTTGGCGAGTGCCAGATATGCGAGAGCAAACGGTTTTGATTGTACCGTTTTCGAGCAGACAGGAAGAGTCGGTGGTGTTTGGAATTACAATGAACGTGTGGGAGTGGATGAGGAAGGTGTTCGTCTTCACAGTGTCATGTACAAAGATCTTGT aaCTAATCAGCCGAAGGAGATTATGAGTTATCCCGGATATCCTTATCCGAAACAAATTCAATCTTATTTACCCCAACCTAAAGTTACTGAATATATTAAGGGGTTTGTGcaacaatttaacattttaccaAGTGTTaag ttttataaacGTGTTGTTTTGGTGGAACCCATTGAAAATAACCGTTGGAAGCTCACTGTTGAAGACATAAAAAGTAAAGTACAAGAAATCTTGGAATTTGATGCAGTTATGGTGTGTGTTGGAAGTAATTTCAAGATTTTTATGCCGGATATTGTCGGAATTGATACTTTCACCGGGAATATTATTCATAGCAATATTTATCGAACTCCCGATGAATATAAAGGGCAAAACGTTTTAGTAATCGGAGCTGGATCTTCTGGAACTGATATAGCAGCAAAAATTGCTGCTGTTGCTAATAAA GTTGTTCTTAGCCACAAATTTAATATGCCTATTAAAACATCATCCCAAGTAATCCAAAAGAATGTGGTTAAAAGATTCGTGGGAAAAAACGCTGTTTTCATTGACGATTCTGTTGAGGAGTTCGATGCTATCGTTTGTGCAACag gatatcaattaatttttccctTCTTATCCGAAAAATGCGACATTGTTGTTAAAAATCGTTGGATTCAATATCTCTATAAGCACATCATCAACATATCTCATCCAACCATGGGTTTCATtggttttacatctttagTAACTCATTTCCCAGTTTATGATTTACag gcgAGATTCTACATTTCATatttgttaaacaattttactATTCCATCAAAAGATGAAATGAAGCAAGACATTCTTAATGAAATGGACCGTAAGGTGAAATCAGGCGGGAGACCAAGcgaaattcataaattagGAGGAGGTCAGGAAGCGTACTGCGAAGATATCGCGACAATGGCAAAGGTTGAACCTCTACCAAAGGCCATACACAAGTTGTTCGCTAGAGTTAGAGCCGACAGAAACATTGCTGATTGTTTCGAATTTGTcgataatgaaaattttatacaactaaattgttaa